In Cydia pomonella isolate Wapato2018A chromosome 1, ilCydPomo1, whole genome shotgun sequence, one genomic interval encodes:
- the LOC133515346 gene encoding uncharacterized protein LOC133515346 — protein sequence MKMFVVILAVAGLASADIGLGYHYSPPKIQTSYGTPSYSISSGNGGFNTGYTGQTSASNVYQTSAGLQNGYPSQVQTAGAGYQGNVFQSGTGYQTGTGYHSGSGYQTGSGYQTDNTRYQTGGNYAGADSTRNQYQTSGSFGTSGSLQGIQGLNQYQSSSQYQTNTGSYQQYHSQVQHQAPQIFKHFYVHAAPEETELPRPRQPVVLPAPQKHYKIIFIKTPAPAVGSTQFVPVQQQNEEKTIVYVLVKNPEVADDIVVPKIEQKPPSKPEVFFIKYKGKEDSQAVINNIVNEYNSGKESVNVAGAFHSGGTLDSIADVKYVPQSVVTSQSTQQSQYETSGGPVGQSSGSYESSSSGSRFQSFGTSSVGYPSSTAGYQGSTAAPIQIGSGTGGYDSSSGAFSSTISPAGGQSVISSQQGIPHETYGTPKFSNN from the exons ATGAAAATGTTCGTG GTAATACTTGCGGTGGCAGGGCTCGCATCAGCCGATATTGGTCTCGGCTACCATTATAGCCCGCCCAAAATACAGACATCGTATGGCACCCCATCATACAGCATTTCGAGCGGCAACGGTGGCTTTAACACTGGCTACACAGGTCAGACGTCTGCGTCAAACGTGTACCAAACCTCTGCGGGCTTGCAGAATGGATACCCAAGCCAAGTTCAGACCGCAGGTGCTGGATATCAAGGCAACGTTTTTCAGTCAGGCACGGGTTACCAAACTGGTACCGGATATCATTCAGGAAGTGGTTACCAGACTGGCTCGGGCTACCAGACTGATAACACTAGATATCAAACTGGCGGAAACTATGCTGGGGCAGATTCTACTAGAAACCAGTATCAAACTAGTGGATCATTTGGAACAAGTGGGTCGCTCCAAGGTATTCAGGGCCTCAATCAGTACCAATCGTCAAGCCAATACCAGACTAACACAGGGAGTTACCAACAATACCATAGTCAAGTACAACACCAAGCACCTCAAATCTTCAAGCACTTTTATGTTCACGCTGCCCCTGAAGAAACAGAGTTACCCAGACCCCGTCAGCCAGTGGTCCTGCCTGCACCTCAAAAACATTACAAGATCATCTTCATCAAGACGCCAGCCCCTGCTGTCGGGTCTACACAATTTGTACCCGTGCAACAACAAAACGAAGAGAAAACTATTGTATACGTTCTAGTTAAAAATCCAGAGGTAGCTGATGACATTGTTGTCCCGAAAATTGAACAGAAGCCACCATCTAAACCAGAGGTATTCTTCATCAAATATAAGGGCAAAGAAGACAGCCAGGCTGTAATCAACAACATCGTCAATGAGTATAACAGTGGGAAAGAGTCTGTCAATGTCGCGGGTGCGTTCCATTCTGGCGGTACTCTAGATTCGATCGCAGATGTCAAATATGTACCGCAATCAGTGGTAACTTCTCAATCGACACAACAATCTCAGTACGAAACCAGCGGTGGACCTGTAGGTCAATCATCAGGATCCTATGAGAGTAGCTCATCAGGTTCCCGATTTCAATCCTTTGGAACTAGCTCCGTGGGTTACCCATCATCTACTGCGGGTTACCAAGGATCGACTGCTGCCCCAATCCAGATCGGTTCAGGTACCGGAGGGTACGACAGCAGCAGCGGCGCGTTCTCGTCCACGATATCCCCTGCGGGCGGCCAGAGCGTGATCTCTTCCCAACAGGGTATTCCTCATGAAACTTATGGGACACCGAAATTTAgcaacaattaa